The nucleotide window gttctaaatacaGAACGCCCAAAGCCAATCACTGTAAAAGTATTACAATTTAgaatgaaaagaagaagaacaacaacaactttggaGAAAGGAATCTctcctcattgaaaagcattggactttggatcgttgTAGTTTGATTtctgaggattattttgattttaaaatgcgATTAGATGTTGTTTGACTACAATAACAATCTGTGTGGTTTGCATGATAGTCACGGGCAAAAGCAATGCCTTTGTTTTCACCGTAAAAGTAAGCATTTGCATTGTGTTGCATTTGGGAAGCATcataaatgcccggatgttagCGATACTACTTCTCCTGCGGTTGTGGTGAAGTGTTGGTCATACGCCGTAGACTCTCTTCACTGCCTCCTATAGTCTGGGAAAATGTCGACCACAGCCGTGACGCGTACGCATTGCAACCAATCACAACACGAACAACGCACCGTGCGTGGCAATCTGCttccttgtttgtttgcttgggtTTGTTTGGATTTGCGGGAAGCCATGGCGGAAAGTCAAAACGAAACAGACTTGGTCCCGAAAAGAAACTCCACCTCAATAGTGTGGACTTGGTTTGGCTTTTCCTCAGAGGACAAGGAGCAAACCAAAGTCATTTGCAAAATTTGCAGAGACACCGTTCGAACGTCGGATGGCAACACAACGAATCTGTTTAACCATGTGCGGAGACAGCATCCAATCCACTACGCCAACAGCCATAGCCATGCCAAACGGAGATCAGACACTTGCCAGCCAGAGGCAAACGCGAGCTCCAAGCTAACACAACCCCTGGTAACGCAGTCAGTAAACAAGGTCACTCCATATGAAAAAACAAGCAAGCGGTGGATAGAAGTAACCGAGGCAGTGACTTATTACCTTGCTAAAGATATGATTCccataaaaaatgtagaaaacgaAGGATTTAAAAGACTGTTCAAAGTCATAGACCCGCGTTATGAGCTGCCCCGCCGTAAATTTTTCAATTGCACTGCCATTCCACGTCTGTACTCTGAATGCCGTGAAAAGATTGAACGCGAAGTTCAGACTGTCCGGTTTTTCGCAACGGCAAGTAATTTGTGGTCCAGTCGTACTTCAGAGCCTTATTTAAGCCTGACAATTCATTATATTCACGACTGGAAAATTTGCAGTGCTACTCTACAAACAATATACACCCCAGAAGATCACACCGGGGAGCTCATAGCGCAAGGGCTGAGAGACGCTCTTCAATGCTGGGGACTGAAAGAGGAGAATATGACCTGCATGACCATAGACGGAGGGACGAACATGGTGAAGGCCTTGGAACTCAACAGTTGGACTTGTCTTCCGTGTTTTGGGTATATACTGCATCTAGCTATTGGTAAGTAAACTAAATGAATTGATGAAACGCAAAAATTAGGCCGAAGATGCATAACTAAAGACACATAAAATCTAATCATCTTAAACCAAACAGTAATAGCAATTAGTTATTGATTTGTTGTTGCATATTAAAATggaattttattaaaataacccTAAGAACACAGAATATAGTTAGCCTATGATGTAAAGtcatatttatatagcgctttcaaacagcagtAGTTGtcacaacataaaacattaacagcaataATAAGCTTTTATCAAAACAACTTCTATAAGATAAAAACATAGAAAACAGGAggactgggtatcgattctaatttcctcaatcgattcataagagttcagttcgatttgatttggattttttttgcgattcgattgacttcagttcaatccaatatggattaattatggaacatcaattcttacaggaatatttcacttatttagcccgttatagcaataaaaggttcatattttgtctataattaatttgatactttaattatttttcacgtacaattagtacctttaaaaaactaattttgtaacttactgtcgactgaaaatgatatcacaagggctcaggtaaccaatcacatctcacctgttttctacacttggtcatgtgacattcacaagctgagctgtgattggttacctgagctcttgtgatgtcattttcagtcgacagcaagttgcaaaatgtgtttttaaaggtactaattgtacatgaaaaataatgaaaatatcaaatttattataggcaaaatattaatgtttgactgccaaaaatggctaaataagtaaagtatctttaaatatcaaggacataacAAAAACtccacattaaattccaaattaattttgcggaggcagtaactggttaaatgatttagtttaccAATGAAAGTAGCACGTGTTATAACCACATGTTATACAAAAATTGACataagcaaggatgagatgaacatgttcataattctaattcagtaATTgtcaatataaatgaaaaatattctgTATTTTCTTATAGTACAGTAAGTcaggtaggggtgtgccaaaaaaatcgattcaagatattaatatccaaaaatcaattagaaatgaagaagaaggggaaaaggtagttgtagcccacatactgtttttgtggaaaaaggcacttacaatacaaaattaataaatgtttaaacaaaaaaaagacactttaatgtctctatttgtcattttgtcttgcaaagcagactggactagatcatgacaatttttttgcatATATGTAAATTGAAGTAGAACTCATTTGCCAATCAAATttggaatcgaaaatcgtttgaatcaaaaatcgattctgaatcgaatcgtagacccaaaaatcgtaatcgaatcgaatcgtgagacagtcaaagattcccagccctaaagtcaggtatttcataaatgtaataaaatacttatttgaacagtaaatttcattaaagatagatagatacatacatacatacatacatacatacatacttacttacttacttacttacttaatcTACCCCCCCCTACGGGGGAAATTTAGCTGTCCAGCAATagcatcaggaaaataaataaaataaacaataaaaacatacatctcAAAAGTACTCAAtgtataaaagaaaagaaacccgACAGACAGTTTACATCAAACACTAAGTAATTATTATAAAAACGGATAGCAGCTGGAATAAAATATCTCTTAAAACGCTCGGTTCGACAGCGCACATGAGTAAGATACAGAAAATGTGGCCTttacaattatattttattatgaaattatgggaaaagatattaaaatatttgactCATGATTTTATGCATCAGTATCAGGCTTGaaatttgaaaaggaaaatcaattcgatattgattattcaatttttattCACCCAGTCCTAGAAAGTGTTTGTATTAGTCTATAGAATGTATTGAACTATTTTATGAAAATAGTTCCACTTATTAAACTAGGAACACAGAACACAGTACTTTATAGTTTTATAGTAATAGTTTTGATAAACTGTTTAATGAAAATAATAGACAATGACATAACCTTACCgtgattttagtttgttttagtcAATACACCTGGTGTTTAATATACTGTGTTCTTCTTCCAGAAAAAAGTGCCAAAGATCCTCAAGTTTCACGTACAGTTTCTGTCTGCAAGAAAGTGGTGAGCGCATTCTCCTTCAGTTGGAAGAAGAAACAGGATTTGAGTCAAGCTCAAACCGAAATGAAACTACCTCAACAAAACCTCATCAGAGAGTCGGCAACCCGATGGGGCTCCAAACTTGCCATGATTGAGAGAGTGTCGGAACAAGAAAAGGCGATTTCTCATGTCCTGCAGGACGATAACAAGATGAGGCACTTGATGCCAACATGGGAAGATACTCATGTCATGGAGTCCATAAAGAAGGCCCTTTGCCCGCTGAGAGATTTCACAGACGCACTTTCCGAGGAGGAATACGTTGGTGTCTCCTATGTCAAGGCGGTCCTGCACCTCCTGAAAGTCAACCTCCTTAACCTGGACGATGAGGACAGTGAGCTCACGAACATGATGAAGACAACTATCCTCAACTACCTCACAGAAAAATACCAGGATCCCACCGCTGATGCCCTGCTGGACATGGCGTCGCTTCTTGATCCCAGGTTCAAATCCCAATACATTGACAGTGACAAGAAAGAGGGCGTACAAGCCAGAGCTGCGTCCGAGCTGGAGTCCATGCTGGACGCACAAGCGCACCATCAGCCTCCATCCACATCATGGAGTCTTGAGATGGAGGAACAAAGTCCACCAAAGAAAGCAAAGAAGAAAACTTTAGccggctttttcaaaaccacagGTATGGCGTCGTCAACTGCCACCATGTCCGCACCCCCGACTCTAAGACAGGCAATAGATGCTGAACTGAAGGCCTACCTGTCCACACCAAATGCAAACAGTGAGATGGATCCTCTCGAGTGGTGGAGACTCAATGAGGGAAACTTTCCAAGGGTCAGCCAACTAGCCCGAAAGTATCTGTGCGTTCCTGCAACGAGTGCTCCGTCGGAACGCGTCTTCAGCACAGGCGGCAACGTTGTCACTTGCCAAAGGGCTACTCTCAAGCCAGATAAAGTTGACAAATTGGTCTTCCTGGCTAAAAATTTGTGACTGTAATCTGCCATATTAAGGAGATAAAAGCTTGAAGATTTCTGAACAAAATTTGTTCGAAAGCAGCTGAGGTTGCAGACACTGCTGGTAGATTATATTTGTTCTAATTTGTTGCAATATGAGACATCCAGTTGCTTAAGTTTACATTTTTAGTTTACCCTTTAAAATAACATGTTTGGTGTGCTTAGTTTTTATGTTGCAAAAGTGTTGTTATTCATTACCCATTTTATTTCGATAAAAATTGCACTATTTAAATTaaaacctgttcagaaagcttagttggcttaaaATTTCTGGGGGGGTTTTCTTCCTCATTTTAGgtgtttatatacattttaaaagcgttttaaattttttttaacattctgcTATGGCTCAAGAAAAACAAGTGATCTGATGAAGAATGTGACAAAACATCGCATTAAAGGTGTTTTGACATCTGCCAGGTGAGTGTGATGctgttttttgatttttgaaaatgctcagtccaaaataaagattttatAATGAtcacagtttattttattaaggtCTAGTGTAAAAAGGGGGAATGGATTGTGTTTGTATTGACAGTTTTGCGGTGTGGGACTTTTCTAGCAAGATCCCATTAGTCTGAAGTCATCCTACAACTCAGCACTGAAAGCAGGGTgggcacatttttttaacagtcaTATTTGATTTTGAAAGCAGACAGATTGACCAGATCTGTTGTAAAATTGTAAATGTGtagtatttaataaaataaatttgatgATTAATGTACGGTCCCTCCAAATGTATTGACACTGCAAGgtcagttattttattattttttgttgccaAGGTATATTGAACACAgggtttcagatcaaaagattaaacaataattaaaaatttcAGCTTTTATTGGTATTTACTGCACATCTAGATGTGTAAAACAACTCAGGAGAGAACACCTTTTGCTTGAAGCGACCCACTTGAGCAAAACTATTGCACATTGTTAAATtaacttatttttaatatttggtggAATAACCCTTGCAGTAACTGCATTAAATCTGGTCTTGCGATTGTCTCTAAATCACCTGATGAAGTTCTTTGTTGTGTTAGAACTGTAGTGTGTTTTGGATTATTGTCTTTTTGTATGATGAAGCCTCTGGATGCATTTCCTGCAAATTACtagacaatgtttttttttgttttttttttttgtttttttttttttaagacttcagAATTTATTCCGCGGGGACCATCATGAGTTAAGATAAATAATTTATCTAATATGAATAGTTTCATA belongs to Festucalex cinctus isolate MCC-2025b chromosome 5, RoL_Fcin_1.0, whole genome shotgun sequence and includes:
- the LOC144019529 gene encoding E3 SUMO-protein ligase ZBED1-like isoform X1; the encoded protein is MAESQNETDLVPKRNSTSIVWTWFGFSSEDKEQTKVICKICRDTVRTSDGNTTNLFNHVRRQHPIHYANSHSHAKRRSDTCQPEANASSKLTQPLVTQSVNKVTPYEKTSKRWIEVTEAVTYYLAKDMIPIKNVENEGFKRLFKVIDPRYELPRRKFFNCTAIPRLYSECREKIEREVQTVRFFATASNLWSSRTSEPYLSLTIHYIHDWKICSATLQTIYTPEDHTGELIAQGLRDALQCWGLKEENMTCMTIDGGTNMVKALELNSWTCLPCFGYILHLAIEKSAKDPQVSRTVSVCKKVVSAFSFSWKKKQDLSQAQTEMKLPQQNLIRESATRWGSKLAMIERVSEQEKAISHVLQDDNKMRHLMPTWEDTHVMESIKKALCPLRDFTDALSEEEYVGVSYVKAVLHLLKVNLLNLDDEDSELTNMMKTTILNYLTEKYQDPTADALLDMASLLDPRFKSQYIDSDKKEGVQARAASELESMLDAQAHHQPPSTSWSLEMEEQSPPKKAKKKTLAGFFKTTGMASSTATMSAPPTLRQAIDAELKAYLSTPNANSEMDPLEWWRLNEGNFPRVSQLARKYLCVPATSAPSERVFSTGGNVVTCQRATLKPDKVDKLVFLAKNL
- the LOC144019529 gene encoding E3 SUMO-protein ligase ZBED1-like isoform X3, whose protein sequence is MKALFHPKIPHSATLQTIYTPEDHTGELIAQGLRDALQCWGLKEENMTCMTIDGGTNMVKALELNSWTCLPCFGYILHLAIEKSAKDPQVSRTVSVCKKVVSAFSFSWKKKQDLSQAQTEMKLPQQNLIRESATRWGSKLAMIERVSEQEKAISHVLQDDNKMRHLMPTWEDTHVMESIKKALCPLRDFTDALSEEEYVGVSYVKAVLHLLKVNLLNLDDEDSELTNMMKTTILNYLTEKYQDPTADALLDMASLLDPRFKSQYIDSDKKEGVQARAASELESMLDAQAHHQPPSTSWSLEMEEQSPPKKAKKKTLAGFFKTTGMASSTATMSAPPTLRQAIDAELKAYLSTPNANSEMDPLEWWRLNEGNFPRVSQLARKYLCVPATSAPSERVFSTGGNVVTCQRATLKPDKVDKLVFLAKNL
- the LOC144019529 gene encoding E3 SUMO-protein ligase ZBED1-like isoform X2, with the translated sequence MSCPAVNFSIALPFHVCTLNAVKRLNAKFRLSGFSQRATLQTIYTPEDHTGELIAQGLRDALQCWGLKEENMTCMTIDGGTNMVKALELNSWTCLPCFGYILHLAIEKSAKDPQVSRTVSVCKKVVSAFSFSWKKKQDLSQAQTEMKLPQQNLIRESATRWGSKLAMIERVSEQEKAISHVLQDDNKMRHLMPTWEDTHVMESIKKALCPLRDFTDALSEEEYVGVSYVKAVLHLLKVNLLNLDDEDSELTNMMKTTILNYLTEKYQDPTADALLDMASLLDPRFKSQYIDSDKKEGVQARAASELESMLDAQAHHQPPSTSWSLEMEEQSPPKKAKKKTLAGFFKTTGMASSTATMSAPPTLRQAIDAELKAYLSTPNANSEMDPLEWWRLNEGNFPRVSQLARKYLCVPATSAPSERVFSTGGNVVTCQRATLKPDKVDKLVFLAKNL